From Bradyrhizobium symbiodeficiens, the proteins below share one genomic window:
- a CDS encoding thermonuclease family protein, translated as MIRLAALLVIFVGLNGSPATAADYLGAVTAVDDGDSFHMLADGKDVHIRLCGIDSPERSKPGYGKAAGALAELVEGKQVHCLQVGEGTPCDGRSKPWSRDRAVAQCFIGDKDIAAEMVRSKHACDWPRFSNGVYRLDAATCVRE; from the coding sequence ATGATCCGTCTTGCTGCCCTCCTCGTCATCTTTGTAGGCCTCAACGGCTCGCCCGCAACAGCCGCCGACTACCTCGGCGCGGTGACCGCCGTAGACGACGGCGACAGCTTCCACATGCTCGCAGACGGCAAGGACGTCCACATCCGCCTTTGCGGGATCGACAGTCCTGAGCGTAGCAAACCCGGCTACGGCAAGGCAGCCGGAGCACTGGCTGAATTGGTCGAAGGTAAGCAGGTTCATTGCCTACAGGTTGGCGAAGGGACCCCTTGCGATGGTCGATCGAAACCATGGAGCCGGGACAGAGCTGTCGCTCAATGCTTTATCGGAGACAAGGACATCGCCGCCGAGATGGTGCGATCGAAGCATGCTTGCGATTGGCCGCGCTTCTCGAACGGCGTCTATCGGCTGGACGCTGCGACCTGCGTGCGGGAGTAA